A DNA window from Solanum lycopersicum chromosome 3, SLM_r2.1 contains the following coding sequences:
- the LOC138347560 gene encoding uncharacterized protein, with translation MFIVYIDVHIDVEVKVHSEVYVYVDVDINIHIDIHIDFYRYVDVHIHVHIDIDINVNIDIDVHVNVHDNVCVCICNDDQVYVDIDVDIHEDINVDDDVHTNVDVDADVHTNVDIDANVHRKGDIYFDINVHLNIDIDINVYIVIDIHIHIYFDVRVDIDVHIDIHVYVDGYVNIYVDIDDNISFYQHVIVYVDVDVHVDFDIYVNIYVDIVVYIYVDVNVD, from the exons atgttcatagtatacattgacgttcacattgacgttgaAGTTAAAGTTCACAGTGAAGTTTacgtttatgttgatgttgacattaacATTCACATTGATATTCACATTGATTTTTACCGCTATGTTGATGTTCATATTCACGTTCACATTGATATTGACATTAACGttaacattgacattgatgttcatgttaACGTTCATGATAACGTTTGCGTTTGCATTTGTAATGATGATCAG GTTTACGTTGACATAGACGTTGATATTCATGAAGACATTAACGTTGATGATGACGTTCACACTAATGTTGACGTTGATGCTGACGTTCATACTAACGTTGACATTGATGCTAACGTTCACAGAAAAGGTgacatttattttgatattaatgTTCACCTTAACATTGACATTGATATTAACGTTTACATTGTCATAGACATTCACATTCATATTTACTTTGACGTTCGtgttgacattgacgttcataTTGACATTCATGTTTACGTTGATGGTTACGTTAACATTTACGTTGACATTGACGACAACATTAGCTTTTACCAGCATGTTATTGTTTACgttgacgttgatgttcacgttgattttgacatttatgttaacatttatgttgatattgtcgtttacatttatgttgatgttaatGTTGATTGA
- the LOC104646350 gene encoding uncharacterized protein, with protein MDIDVDINVYADIDVYVNAYIDFIVYVDIHIDIDIHVHVDVDIYVHIYQHDDFYFYIDIRVNVYIYVNNHVNFDIDVEVDVYVDVSVHGDVQIQIDVDVHIYCYTDIDVHIEVHVDIHVDIDVEVHIHADANVYVCVDIHVYVDVFIDIDIYIDIDVHTNVYVYVDVDVNGYVNVHIHIYIYIDVDVNVYIDVDNHIDLHVDVHVYVDNFIHIHSRLDVHIQVYAHVDVYIDINIHAYSYIDIHVDI; from the exons ATGGACATCGATGTTGATATTAACGTTTATGCtgatattgatgtttatgtCAATGCTTACATTGACTTTATtgtttatgttgacattcacattgacattgacattcacgttcATGTTGACGTTGATATTTACGTTCACA TTTACCAACATGAtgacttttatttttacattgacATTCGCGttaatgtttatatttatgttaacaATCATGTCAACTttgacattgatgttgaagTTGACGTTTACGTTGACGTTAGTGTACACGGTGATGTTCAAATTCAAattgacgttgatgttcatATTTACTGTTACACTGACATTGACGTTCATATTGAAgttcatgttgacattcacGTTGATATTGACGTTGAAGTTCATATTCACGCTGATGCTAATGTTTATGTTTGTGTTGATATTCACGTTTACGTAGATGTTTttattgacattgacatttacattgacattgacgtGCACACTAACGTTTACGTTtacgttgatgttgatgttaacGGTTATGTTAACGTTCACATTCACATTTACATTTACATTGATGTCGATGTTAACGTTTACATAGACGTTGATAATCACATTGACCTTCACGTTGACGTCCATGTTTATGTTGACAATTTCATTCACATACACTCTCGCTTAGACGTTCACATACAAGTTTATGCTCAcgttgatgtttacattgatATTAATATTCATGCTTACAGTtacattgacattcacgttgacatttaa
- the LOC138347561 gene encoding uncharacterized protein, giving the protein MSLTHVEVYVYFDIHVDIDVHANIKKFSYVVIDINVHVDVHVNVNIDDDVDVEVDVYVDIEVDIAIYIDIHIDVNNGIGVDIDIDIHVKLYIDIDIDVLVHIYINVYVYVHIHLNVLVDVEVHIDIHADIHVIVLVDIYIYIHRYVYVNVDIEVDINIHVDIDIYVDGDVDFVYVDIDIHVEVHIDIQVDSDVQININVNIDVHVNVDIDDDVDVKVDVYIKINVDIDVNIGVDFDFDVDIDIEVHVHVDLYDEVDIEVHIYVDVNFDINIEVYIDVHIDVNIHVHDDIHTNVYVDIYAIAYIDVLADDYMHVDVHIYVDFNINVDIDIYNDLLHVDVHVDILVDINIYVEIEVDVDVDVDFYVHIDIVNVFYIDIDV; this is encoded by the exons ATGTCGTTGACA CATGTTGAGGTTTATGTATACTTTGATATTCacgttgacattgatgttcatgctaacattaaaaaattttcttACGTTGTCATTGATATTAACGTGCATGTTGACGTTCATGTTAATGTTAACATTGACGATGACGTTGACGTTGAGGTTGATGTGTACGTTGACATTGAAGTTGATATTGCCatttacattgacattcacattgatgttAACAATGGTATTGGCGTcgacattgacattgacattcacgtAAAACTTtatattgacattgacattgacgttctCGTTCACATTTACATTAACGTTTATGTTTATGTTCATATTCATCTTAACGTTCTTGTTGATGTTGaagttcacattgacattcacgCAGACATTCATGTTATTGTTCTCGTTGAcatttatatatacattcacCGTTACGTGTATGTTAAC GTGGACATTGAAGTTGACATTaatattcatgttgatattgacaTTTACGTTGATGGAGACGTTGACTTTG tttatgttgacattgatATTCACGTTGaagttcacattgacattcaaGTTGACAGTGAcgttcaaattaatattaatgttaacattgatgttcacgttAATGTTGACATTGACGATGATGTTGACGTTAAAGttgatgtttacattaaaattaaCGTTGACATTGATGTTAACATTGGTGTTGACTTTGACTTTGATGTCGATATTGACATTGAAGTTCACGTTCATGTTGACCTATATGATGAAGTTGACATTGAA GTTCACATTTACGTTGACGTTAACTTTGACATTAACATTGAGGTTTatattgacgttcacattgatgttAATATTCATGTTCACGATGACATTCACACTAACGTTTACGTTGACATTTATGCTATTGCTTACATTGACGTTCTTGCTGACGATTACATGcacgttgatgttcacatttatgttgattttaatattaatgttgacattgacatttacAATGAC TTACTTCACGTTGATGTTCACGTTGACATTCTCGTTGACATTAACATTTATGTTGAAATCGAAGTTGATGTAGACGTCGACGTTGACttttatgttcatattgacATTGTCAATGTCttttacattgacattgatgtttaA